One genomic region from Heterodontus francisci isolate sHetFra1 chromosome 39, sHetFra1.hap1, whole genome shotgun sequence encodes:
- the LOC137352797 gene encoding complement C1q-like protein 3 isoform X1 — MSNIGKVIRLCLLFSLCTLQAIAFDNCPGLSEITFQGIKDAIDKTKEIYGLQEKIQLLEEQVNTLQKYVPSVIFHAKVSDGRNPSGQQRIIYDSVVVNQGSAYNPSSGIFTAPVSGIYYFTYSLLGATTSEATALYLMKNEENQNYIHSILNTSQAQTASMPAILSLTKRDRVWVRLDSGFTWSGTGAMNFQGMLLEAEPE; from the exons ATGTCTAATATAGGGAAG GTGATCCGGCTGTGTTTGTTGTTCTCTCTCTGCACTTTACAAGCCATCGCATTTGACAACTGTCCTGGGCTGTCAGAG ATAACGTTTCAGGGTATAAAAGATGCCATTGATAAAACAAAGGAGATTTATGGCCTGCAGGAGAAGATCCAGCTTTTGGAAGAACAGGTGAACACTCTGCAGAAAT ACGTGCCAAGTGTCATTTTCCATGCCAAGGTTTCTGATGGCAGGAACCCATCGGGGCAGCAACGTATTATTTACGACTCAGTTGTCGTCAACCAAGGATCTGCTTACAACCCCTCCTCTGGGATCTTTACTGCACCAGTGTCTGGCATCTATTACTTCACATACTCTCTGCTGGGGGCAACGACCTCAGAGGCAACTGCACTGTACCTCATGAAAAATGAAGAGAATCAGAATTACATACACAGTATACTGAACACCAGCCAAGCTCAAACAGCATCAATGCCGGCCATACTGTCCCTCACCAAACGGGACCGTGTCTGGGTTCGGCTGGATAGTGGATTTACATGGAGTGGAACAGGTGCCATGAATTTTCAGGGCATGCTACTGGAGGCGGAGCCAGAATAA